A window from Drosophila nasuta strain 15112-1781.00 chromosome 3, ASM2355853v1, whole genome shotgun sequence encodes these proteins:
- the LOC132792363 gene encoding large ribosomal subunit protein uL2: MGRVIRAQRKGAGSVFKAHVKKRKGAAKLRSLDFAERSGYIRGVVKDIVHDPGRGAPLAVVHFRDPYRYKIRKELFIAPEGMHTGQFVYCGRKATLQIGNVMPLSQMPEGTIICNLEEKTGDRGRLARTSGNYATVIAHNPDTKKTRVKLPSGAKKVVPSANRAMVGIVAGGGRIDKPILKAGRAYHKYKVKRNSWPKVRGVAMNPVEHPHGGGNHQHIGKASTVKRGTSAGRKVGLIAARRTGRIRGGKGDSKDK, translated from the exons ATGGGTCGTGTAATTCGTGCACAACGTAAGGGCGCCGGTTCCGTCTTCAAGGCGCACGTCAAGAAGCGCAAGGGAGCCGCCAAGCTGCGTTCTCTGGACTTCGCCGAGCGCTCTGGCTACATTCGCGGCGTCGTCAAG gACATCGTGCACGATCCTGGTCGTGGCGCTCCCCTGGCCGTCGTCCACTTCCGCGATCCCTATCGCTACAAGATCCGCAAGGAACTGTTCATTGCCCCCGAGGGCATGCACACTGGCCAATTCGTGTACTGCGGTCGCAAGGCCACTCTCCAGATTGGCAATGTGATGCCTCTGAGCCAGATGCCCGAGGGTACCATCATCTGCAACCTGGAGGAGAAGACTGGTGATCGTGGCCGTTTGGCGCGCACATCTGGCAACTATGCCACCGTCATTGCCCACAACCCCGACACCAAGAAGACCCGTGTCAAGCTGCCCTCAGGCGCCAAGAAGGTTGTGCCTTCAGCTAACCGCGCTATGGTCGGCATCGTTGCTGGCGGCGGTCGTATCGACAAGCCCATACTGAAGGCCGGTCGTGCCTACCACAAGTACAAGGTGAAGCGTAACAGCTGGCCTAAGGTGCGTGGTGTTGCCATGAACCCTGTGGAGCATCCCCACGGTGGTGGTAACCATCAACATATTGGTAAGGCGTCGACAGTCAAGCGTGGCACATCCGCTGGTCGCAAGGTCGGTCTTATTGCTGCTCGTCGTACTGGTCGTATTCGTGGTGGCAAGGGAGACAGCAAGGACAAATAA